A part of Cannabis sativa cultivar Pink pepper isolate KNU-18-1 chromosome 6, ASM2916894v1, whole genome shotgun sequence genomic DNA contains:
- the LOC133038758 gene encoding uncharacterized protein LOC133038758, producing the protein MPSALFHAPTLCSLMGSSLSLSKPRSTLSSPPMASSSSARIAVVGDVHNDWCLEEDTKALRLLQPDLVLFTGDFGEENVELVQSLANLEFPKAVILGNHDAWYTQQFGKKKDGVQRQLESLGDTHVAYQRMDFPLVKLSVVGGRPFSCGGDRLFRKKLLSARYGVEDMDRSAKRICKAALSAPEDHLVILLAHNGPTGLGSNFDDICGKDWVYGGGDHGDQDLEKALSIIKESSKVCVPLIVFGHMHKELAHGKGLRKMIAIGSDDTIYLNGAVVPRVKTLNDKQATDVSLTKDEAHPSLPESEGTKRAFTIVDILDGRVDKITESWVSVVGDKSTLEEEHELFKRSA; encoded by the exons ATGCCAAGCGCGTTGTTCCACGCCCCAACTCTCTGCTCCCTCATGGGCTCTTCTCTTTCCCTGTCGAAGCCCAGGTCCACTCTTTCTTCTCCTCCCATGGCTTCCTCCTCCTCCGCTCGCATCGCCGTCGTCGGCGACGTC cATAATGATTGGTGTCTAGAAGAAGATACGAAAGCACTTCGATTGCTACAG CCAGATTTGGTGCTGTTTACTG GTGACTTTGGTGAAGAGAATGTTGAACTTGTTCAAAGTCTAGCCAATCTTGAATTTCCTAAAGCAGTTATTCTTGGAAATCATGATGCCTGGTATACTCAACAGTTTGGAAA GAAAAAGGATGGTGTTCAACGTCAGCTAGAAAG TCTTGGTGACACGCATGTAGCTTATCAGCGTATGGACTTTCCTCTTGTAAAACTGAGTGTTGTTGGTGGACGACCATTTTCTTGTGGAGGAGATAGGCTGTTTCGGAAAAAACTACTGTCTGCAAG ATATGGTGTTGAGGACATGGATAGAAGTGCTAAAAGAATCTGCAAAGCAGCTTTGAGTGCACCAGAGGATCATTTAGTTATACTTCTTGCACATAATGGACCCACAG GTCTTGGTTCTAATTTTGATGATATCTGTGGAAAGGATTGGGTATACGGAGGTGGCGACCATGGTGATCaag ATTTAGAAAAGGCATTATCAATCATAAAAGAGAGCAGCAAAGTCTGTGTCCCGTTAATAGTGTTCGGTCACATGCATAAAGAGCTAGCACATGGGAAAGGTCTTCGAAAAATGATAGCGATTGGTTCCGACGACACAATTTACTTGAATGGAGCGGTGGTTCCCAGGGTTAAAACACTGAACGATAAACAAGCAACCGATGTTAGCTTGACAAAAGATGAAGCTCATCCTTCTTTACCAGAATCTGAAGGAACTAAACGAGCCTTCACTATAGTTGATATTTTAGATGGAAGAGTTGATAAGATTACTGAAAGTTGGGTCTCAGTTGTTGGGGACAAGTCCACATtggaagaggagcatgagttattTAAAAGAAGTGCCTGA
- the LOC133038759 gene encoding uncharacterized protein LOC133038759, with the protein MDAILERLAGVHTPVAPPSFPPSPPAPSLKVSSGAPPETIDLVDDEEVLPGEGQGKGRDFSEEAAEGAGDPQALPVVAEEDEEESEVALTRKRKGKMIAQDEPKRPRRADTPAHGLDGGVSPMEENPAPPRIELTPIPGDEARQELRIAKHNYAMDEYSRGYADVEALRRILRAEVEASINHPDYHDPWNLNLDPLADWFRPLLGPTLAPFAAEMTGEFASQLTRCAPKRFATCASLNSIFQVQDLSHSLTVLAAEAGRLSKNIISHGFALSDFGDMNDVKKVLQDLTAERQIYQEAAERQEAAATAKEERAKAREEEAIRREAQAEDMIQAEAQRRGRMEAHHQEELRAQTEAAEKARRDLREAREALDEMAGKVRSLEETHQSDIESKAALAAELKELRDYKDQSIRKAKRAELLSPVSCARCPKRFDDGVYMAWATNDQSIKLSFYPKPEDMIAKFREKKKRLDAELEARIGPRLPPRAD; encoded by the exons atggatgccatcctggaacggctggctggggtccatactccggtggctcctccgTCCTTCCCCccttctcccccggccccttccttgaaggtttcttccggcgctcctcccgaaaccatcgacttggtggatgacgaggaggtgcttccgggagaaggccaggggaaagggcgggacttctcggaggaagccgccgagggtgctGGAGACCCTCAAGCTCtcccagtggtagcagaggaggacgaggaggagtctgaagtggctctgacccgcaagcgcaagggcaagatgatcgCCCAAGACGaaccgaagaggcctcggagggccgatactcccgctcatggcctagacggcggggtgtctccgatggaggaaaatcctgctcctcctcgcattgaacttaccccgattccgggggatgaggcaaggcaggagcttcgcatagccaagcacaactacgctatggacgagtactcccggggatatgccgatgtggaggcccttaggagaattctgcgggcggaggttgaggcgagcattaaccatccggactatcatgatccgtggaacctcaacctggatcctttggcggactggttccgtcccctcctagggcccactctggctccttttgccgcggaaatgaccggtgagttcgcttctcagcttacacgctgtgcgcccaagcggtttgccacttgcgcttccctgaactctatcttccaagtccaggacctcagccattccctcacagtg cttgcagctgaggctggtcgcctctccaagaacatcataagccatggcttcgctctgtccgattttggggacatgaacgacgtcaagaaggtcctccaagaccttactgcggagaggcagatctaccaggaggccgcCGAACGCCAGGAAGCAGCGGCCACGGCTAAGGAAGAGAGGGCCAAGGCCAGGGAGGAGGAGGCCATCCGGAGGGAAGCTCAGGCGGAggacatgatccaggccgaggcccagcggagaggcaggatggaggcccatcatcaggaggagttaagggctcaaaccgaggctgccgagaaggctaggcgggaccttcgggaggccagggaggctttggacgaaatggccggcaaggtgaggtctctagaggagactcaccagtcggatattgaatccaaggccgctctggctgcggagttgaaggagcttcgggactataAAGATCAGTCTattaggaaggccaagagggccgagctcctttctcccgtctcctgcgcccggtgcccgaagcgctttgatgatggtgtctacatggcttgggccaccaacgatcagagtatcaagctttctttctaccccaaacccgaggacatgattgccaaatttcgggagaagaagaagagacttgatgctgagcttgaggcacggatcggacctcgtcttccgccacgggctgactga